Proteins co-encoded in one Streptomyces sp. SLBN-31 genomic window:
- a CDS encoding adenine phosphoribosyltransferase: MTDIQELLLSRIRDVADYPEPGVMFKDITPLLADPAAFTALTDALAEVAANTGATKVVGLEARGFILGAPVAVRAGLGFIPVRKAGKLPGATLAQAYDLEYGSAEIEVHAEDLSADDRILIIDDVLATGGTAEASIRLIRRAGAEVAGLAVLMELGFLGGRARLEPALKGAPLEAVLTL, encoded by the coding sequence ATGACCGACATCCAGGAGCTGCTGCTCAGCCGTATCCGCGATGTCGCGGACTATCCGGAGCCGGGCGTGATGTTCAAGGACATCACGCCGCTCCTGGCGGACCCGGCGGCTTTCACGGCGCTCACCGACGCGCTCGCCGAGGTCGCGGCGAACACGGGCGCCACCAAGGTCGTCGGCCTGGAGGCCCGCGGCTTCATCCTCGGCGCCCCGGTCGCCGTCCGGGCCGGCCTCGGCTTCATCCCCGTGCGCAAGGCGGGCAAGCTCCCCGGAGCGACCCTTGCCCAGGCGTACGACCTGGAGTACGGCTCGGCGGAGATCGAGGTCCACGCGGAGGACCTGTCGGCCGACGACCGGATCCTCATCATCGACGACGTCCTCGCCACCGGCGGGACCGCCGAGGCCTCGATCCGGCTGATCCGCCGGGCGGGCGCCGAGGTCGCGGGTCTGGCCGTCCTCATGGAGCTGGGATTCCTGGGCGGCCGTGCTCGCCTGGAGCCCGCCCTCAAGGGTGCTCCGCTGGAGGCCGTACTCACCCTCTGA